A stretch of the Rhinoderma darwinii isolate aRhiDar2 chromosome 3, aRhiDar2.hap1, whole genome shotgun sequence genome encodes the following:
- the CBLL1 gene encoding E3 ubiquitin-protein ligase Hakai isoform X2, whose amino-acid sequence MDHSDNDLQGTNSMGSLSGLDVRRRIPIKLISKHPNKNKLSARPMRNMNRITSKPQQGGFDYNEEERYDNKGSDLFGNQRRFPAHTFWDFKLNLIGEKDDTPVHCCDKCGLPIKIYGRMIPCKHIFCYDCALLHEKKADKLCPGTLVEESIDTYKRVSCNDPVQRIEQCVRGTLFMCSIMQGCKRTYLSQRDLQAHINHRHMRAAKPATRPPPEPIHPPMAPPPADLADRFIMPPDKHHLSHMPPKQHILMPPPPIQHVPHEHFNQQHEDMRASPAEMSMAPPRTVPQDAFRINTRKHSNLITVPIQDDSGSGARDVPQAPGPSLHHPEYPGQPVVTHPHHIMPPQQHYAPPPPPPPPISHPMQHPPQGPGTPHLVYSQGPPPPMTTAPPPITPPPGHIIAQMPPYMNHPPPGPPPPQHGGPPVNAPPPHHYNPNSLPQFNEEQGTLSPPFTQPGGISPGIWPAPRGPPPPPPRMQGPPNQAPIPGQHHPDQARYRPYYQ is encoded by the exons ATGGACCATAGTG aCAATGATTTACAAGGAACGAACAGTATGGGATCTCTGAGTGGATTGGATGTCAGACGACGCATTCCAATTAAACTCATCTCCAAACACCCGAACAAAAACAAACTTTCTGCTCGACCAATGAGAAATATGAACAGGATCACTTCAAAGCCACAGCAAG gaGGCTTTGATTATAATGAAGAAGAAAGATATGACAACAAAGGAAGTGATCTGTTTGGCAATCAAAGAAGATTTCCCGCTCACACTTTTTGGGACTTTAAG cttaaTCTTATAGGAGAAAAGGATGATACTCCTGTTCATTGCTGTGACAAATGTGGCTTGCCGATAAAAATATATGGACGTATG ATACCTTGCAAGCATATTTTCTGTTATGACTGTGCCCTGCTACACGAGAAAAAGGCTGATAAGCTCTGTCCAGG AACACTTGTTGAAGAAAGTATTGACACCTATAAGCGTGTGAG CTGTAACGATCCAGTTCAGAGAATTGAGCAGTGTGTACGTGGAACACTGTTTATGTGCAGTATCATGCAAGGATGCAAGAGGACGTATCTGTCCCAGAGGGATTTACAGGCGCATATTAATCACCGGCATATGAGAGCAGCGAAGCCAGCTACTCGGCCTCCGCCTGAACCAATACATCCACCTATGGCTCCACCACCGGCTGATTTGGCTGATCGTTTCATAATGCCCCCAGACAAGCACCATTTGAGTCACATGCCACCAAAGCAGCACATACTGATGCCCCCACCCCCTATTCAACATGTCCCTCATGAGCATTTTAATCAGCAACATGAAGATATGCGCGCTTCTCCTGCTGAAATGTCCATGGCTCCACCTCGCACTGTTCCTCAAGATGCTTTCAGAATTAATACTAGAAAACACAGCAATTTAATAACCGTACCTATACAAGATGATTCTGGTTCTGGGGCTAGGGACGTTCCTCAAGCACCTGGTCCATCTCTTCACCATCCTGAGTACCCTGGTCAACCAGTAGTAACTCATCCTCATCATATTATGCCTCCTCAGCAACATTATGCACCACCCCCTCCACCACCACCCCCAATAAGTCATCCAATGCAACACCCTCCTCAAGGACCTGGTACACCCCACCTGGTGTACAGTCAAGGACCCCCTCCACCTATGACAACTGCTCCACCACCAATTACACCTCCACCTGGACATATAATTGCTCAAATGCCACCCTACATGAATCATCCTCCTCCAGGACCTCCACCACCACAACATGGTGGTCCACCTGTAAATGCCCCTCCTCCGCATCATTATAATCCTAACTCTTTGCCACAATTTAATGAAGAGCAAGGGACTCTTAGCCCACCTTTCACACAGCCTGGGGGAATAAGCCCTGGAATATGGCCTGCACCAAGGGgacctccaccaccaccaccacgaaTGCAGGGTCCTCCAAACCAAGCCCCTATTCCTGGGCAACATCATCCCGATCAGGCTAGATATAGGCCATATTATCAATGA
- the CBLL1 gene encoding E3 ubiquitin-protein ligase Hakai isoform X1, with the protein MDHSDNDLQGTNSMGSLSGLDVRRRIPIKLISKHPNKNKLSARPMRNMNRITSKPQQGEEGGFDYNEEERYDNKGSDLFGNQRRFPAHTFWDFKLNLIGEKDDTPVHCCDKCGLPIKIYGRMIPCKHIFCYDCALLHEKKADKLCPGTLVEESIDTYKRVSCNDPVQRIEQCVRGTLFMCSIMQGCKRTYLSQRDLQAHINHRHMRAAKPATRPPPEPIHPPMAPPPADLADRFIMPPDKHHLSHMPPKQHILMPPPPIQHVPHEHFNQQHEDMRASPAEMSMAPPRTVPQDAFRINTRKHSNLITVPIQDDSGSGARDVPQAPGPSLHHPEYPGQPVVTHPHHIMPPQQHYAPPPPPPPPISHPMQHPPQGPGTPHLVYSQGPPPPMTTAPPPITPPPGHIIAQMPPYMNHPPPGPPPPQHGGPPVNAPPPHHYNPNSLPQFNEEQGTLSPPFTQPGGISPGIWPAPRGPPPPPPRMQGPPNQAPIPGQHHPDQARYRPYYQ; encoded by the exons ATGGACCATAGTG aCAATGATTTACAAGGAACGAACAGTATGGGATCTCTGAGTGGATTGGATGTCAGACGACGCATTCCAATTAAACTCATCTCCAAACACCCGAACAAAAACAAACTTTCTGCTCGACCAATGAGAAATATGAACAGGATCACTTCAAAGCCACAGCAAGGTGAAGAAG gaGGCTTTGATTATAATGAAGAAGAAAGATATGACAACAAAGGAAGTGATCTGTTTGGCAATCAAAGAAGATTTCCCGCTCACACTTTTTGGGACTTTAAG cttaaTCTTATAGGAGAAAAGGATGATACTCCTGTTCATTGCTGTGACAAATGTGGCTTGCCGATAAAAATATATGGACGTATG ATACCTTGCAAGCATATTTTCTGTTATGACTGTGCCCTGCTACACGAGAAAAAGGCTGATAAGCTCTGTCCAGG AACACTTGTTGAAGAAAGTATTGACACCTATAAGCGTGTGAG CTGTAACGATCCAGTTCAGAGAATTGAGCAGTGTGTACGTGGAACACTGTTTATGTGCAGTATCATGCAAGGATGCAAGAGGACGTATCTGTCCCAGAGGGATTTACAGGCGCATATTAATCACCGGCATATGAGAGCAGCGAAGCCAGCTACTCGGCCTCCGCCTGAACCAATACATCCACCTATGGCTCCACCACCGGCTGATTTGGCTGATCGTTTCATAATGCCCCCAGACAAGCACCATTTGAGTCACATGCCACCAAAGCAGCACATACTGATGCCCCCACCCCCTATTCAACATGTCCCTCATGAGCATTTTAATCAGCAACATGAAGATATGCGCGCTTCTCCTGCTGAAATGTCCATGGCTCCACCTCGCACTGTTCCTCAAGATGCTTTCAGAATTAATACTAGAAAACACAGCAATTTAATAACCGTACCTATACAAGATGATTCTGGTTCTGGGGCTAGGGACGTTCCTCAAGCACCTGGTCCATCTCTTCACCATCCTGAGTACCCTGGTCAACCAGTAGTAACTCATCCTCATCATATTATGCCTCCTCAGCAACATTATGCACCACCCCCTCCACCACCACCCCCAATAAGTCATCCAATGCAACACCCTCCTCAAGGACCTGGTACACCCCACCTGGTGTACAGTCAAGGACCCCCTCCACCTATGACAACTGCTCCACCACCAATTACACCTCCACCTGGACATATAATTGCTCAAATGCCACCCTACATGAATCATCCTCCTCCAGGACCTCCACCACCACAACATGGTGGTCCACCTGTAAATGCCCCTCCTCCGCATCATTATAATCCTAACTCTTTGCCACAATTTAATGAAGAGCAAGGGACTCTTAGCCCACCTTTCACACAGCCTGGGGGAATAAGCCCTGGAATATGGCCTGCACCAAGGGgacctccaccaccaccaccacgaaTGCAGGGTCCTCCAAACCAAGCCCCTATTCCTGGGCAACATCATCCCGATCAGGCTAGATATAGGCCATATTATCAATGA
- the CBLL1 gene encoding E3 ubiquitin-protein ligase Hakai isoform X3 → MGSLSGLDVRRRIPIKLISKHPNKNKLSARPMRNMNRITSKPQQGEEGGFDYNEEERYDNKGSDLFGNQRRFPAHTFWDFKLNLIGEKDDTPVHCCDKCGLPIKIYGRMIPCKHIFCYDCALLHEKKADKLCPGTLVEESIDTYKRVSCNDPVQRIEQCVRGTLFMCSIMQGCKRTYLSQRDLQAHINHRHMRAAKPATRPPPEPIHPPMAPPPADLADRFIMPPDKHHLSHMPPKQHILMPPPPIQHVPHEHFNQQHEDMRASPAEMSMAPPRTVPQDAFRINTRKHSNLITVPIQDDSGSGARDVPQAPGPSLHHPEYPGQPVVTHPHHIMPPQQHYAPPPPPPPPISHPMQHPPQGPGTPHLVYSQGPPPPMTTAPPPITPPPGHIIAQMPPYMNHPPPGPPPPQHGGPPVNAPPPHHYNPNSLPQFNEEQGTLSPPFTQPGGISPGIWPAPRGPPPPPPRMQGPPNQAPIPGQHHPDQARYRPYYQ, encoded by the exons ATGGGATCTCTGAGTGGATTGGATGTCAGACGACGCATTCCAATTAAACTCATCTCCAAACACCCGAACAAAAACAAACTTTCTGCTCGACCAATGAGAAATATGAACAGGATCACTTCAAAGCCACAGCAAGGTGAAGAAG gaGGCTTTGATTATAATGAAGAAGAAAGATATGACAACAAAGGAAGTGATCTGTTTGGCAATCAAAGAAGATTTCCCGCTCACACTTTTTGGGACTTTAAG cttaaTCTTATAGGAGAAAAGGATGATACTCCTGTTCATTGCTGTGACAAATGTGGCTTGCCGATAAAAATATATGGACGTATG ATACCTTGCAAGCATATTTTCTGTTATGACTGTGCCCTGCTACACGAGAAAAAGGCTGATAAGCTCTGTCCAGG AACACTTGTTGAAGAAAGTATTGACACCTATAAGCGTGTGAG CTGTAACGATCCAGTTCAGAGAATTGAGCAGTGTGTACGTGGAACACTGTTTATGTGCAGTATCATGCAAGGATGCAAGAGGACGTATCTGTCCCAGAGGGATTTACAGGCGCATATTAATCACCGGCATATGAGAGCAGCGAAGCCAGCTACTCGGCCTCCGCCTGAACCAATACATCCACCTATGGCTCCACCACCGGCTGATTTGGCTGATCGTTTCATAATGCCCCCAGACAAGCACCATTTGAGTCACATGCCACCAAAGCAGCACATACTGATGCCCCCACCCCCTATTCAACATGTCCCTCATGAGCATTTTAATCAGCAACATGAAGATATGCGCGCTTCTCCTGCTGAAATGTCCATGGCTCCACCTCGCACTGTTCCTCAAGATGCTTTCAGAATTAATACTAGAAAACACAGCAATTTAATAACCGTACCTATACAAGATGATTCTGGTTCTGGGGCTAGGGACGTTCCTCAAGCACCTGGTCCATCTCTTCACCATCCTGAGTACCCTGGTCAACCAGTAGTAACTCATCCTCATCATATTATGCCTCCTCAGCAACATTATGCACCACCCCCTCCACCACCACCCCCAATAAGTCATCCAATGCAACACCCTCCTCAAGGACCTGGTACACCCCACCTGGTGTACAGTCAAGGACCCCCTCCACCTATGACAACTGCTCCACCACCAATTACACCTCCACCTGGACATATAATTGCTCAAATGCCACCCTACATGAATCATCCTCCTCCAGGACCTCCACCACCACAACATGGTGGTCCACCTGTAAATGCCCCTCCTCCGCATCATTATAATCCTAACTCTTTGCCACAATTTAATGAAGAGCAAGGGACTCTTAGCCCACCTTTCACACAGCCTGGGGGAATAAGCCCTGGAATATGGCCTGCACCAAGGGgacctccaccaccaccaccacgaaTGCAGGGTCCTCCAAACCAAGCCCCTATTCCTGGGCAACATCATCCCGATCAGGCTAGATATAGGCCATATTATCAATGA